Proteins encoded by one window of Lutibacter sp. A64:
- a CDS encoding helix-turn-helix domain-containing protein: protein MAAEIITTDDLREFKIELLNEFEKLLEKTTASGTKKYLKSGDLMKMLKVSSGTLQTLRINGTLPYTKIGGIIFYDADEISKVMKENRAHN from the coding sequence ATGGCAGCAGAAATTATTACAACAGATGATCTCCGAGAATTCAAAATTGAACTACTAAATGAGTTTGAAAAACTATTAGAAAAAACAACGGCATCAGGAACAAAAAAGTACTTAAAATCTGGTGACTTAATGAAAATGCTAAAAGTAAGTTCAGGAACACTCCAAACGTTAAGAATCAACGGAACCCTACCCTACACAAAAATTGGAGGAATCATTTTTTACGACGCTGATGAAATCTCAAAAGTGATGAAAGAAAACCGGGCTCATAATTAA
- a CDS encoding ATPase, producing MNPQPHIKTEGTSKFQIGEIIDNTVHYDFEKIKTYLNIKGHLLFGKNFRIYKEDEPLLFKLCCYFIQDHYSCAQMGIDTNKGILLSGPVGCGKTSLMKLLPYLAPHKTNYELIPTRNIVFNFNTKGFETLEKFNDTKNYCFDDLGVEPDGSHYAKECNVMGEILLSRYDQFTQANQSLSPSLSLSHSSSQSLSLSQRLSHTKTHLTTNLNAKELEKRYGSRVRSRLRQMMNVIAFDSNSKDKRL from the coding sequence ATGAACCCACAACCTCACATAAAAACCGAAGGAACCTCAAAATTCCAAATAGGAGAAATTATCGACAACACCGTTCATTACGATTTCGAAAAAATAAAAACCTACCTCAACATCAAAGGGCATCTACTCTTTGGGAAAAATTTTAGAATCTACAAAGAAGACGAACCACTACTTTTCAAACTCTGTTGCTATTTCATCCAGGATCATTACAGCTGTGCCCAAATGGGAATCGACACCAATAAAGGAATATTGCTATCAGGACCCGTAGGATGTGGTAAAACATCGCTAATGAAGCTACTCCCCTACTTAGCACCACACAAAACCAACTACGAGCTCATTCCAACACGCAACATCGTTTTCAATTTCAATACCAAAGGATTCGAAACCCTGGAAAAGTTCAACGACACCAAAAACTATTGTTTTGACGACCTAGGTGTTGAACCAGACGGTTCACACTATGCCAAAGAATGCAATGTAATGGGTGAAATACTTTTATCGCGTTACGATCAATTTACCCAAGCAAATCAAAGCCTTAGTCCAAGTCTTAGTCTTAGTCATAGTTCAAGTCAAAGCCTTAGTCTTAGTCAACGTCTTAGTCACACCAAAACCCACCTAACCACCAACCTCAACGCAAAAGAATTAGAAAAAAGATACGGAAGTCGTGTTAGAAGCCGATTAAGACAAATGATGAACGTTATAGCATTTGATTCAAATTCCAAAGATAAAAGACTGTAG
- a CDS encoding type I restriction-modification system subunit M produces the protein MAKKSTTPKKTKSIEETLWDSANKLRGTVESSEYKHVVLGLIFLKFTSDKFQERKQEIIDEGKEKFVDMVEFYTMKNVFYLPEESRWSYIIQNAKQADIALKIDTALFTIEKNNPSLKGALPDNYFSRLNMDVSKLSALLDTINNIDTIKDKEQDIVGRVYEYFLSKFAIAEGKGKGEFYTPKSIVNLIAEMIEPYRGKIYDPACGSGGMFVQSVKFIESHKGNTKDISVYGQEYTNTTYKLAKMNLAIRGIAANLGAVAADTFGRDQHPDLKADFIMANPPFNQKDWRAKDELLDDPRWRGYDVPPTSNANYGWILNMVSKLSENGIAGFLLANGALSGGGEEYKIRKKLIENNLVEAIVILPQNMFYTTNISVTLWILNNNKTERTVSKGIEDRNYRNRKDEVLFMDLRQKGEPFEKKYIQFNEAQIKDFAKTYHNWQCHPELVEGSYKNIPEYCYSSTKEEISKKDYSLVPSKYIEFVNRDENIDFDTKMKGLQNDIGNLLKEESKSKTELLNVFKELGYDIEL, from the coding sequence ATGGCTAAAAAAAGCACAACTCCCAAAAAAACGAAATCTATTGAAGAAACCCTTTGGGATTCGGCCAATAAATTAAGAGGTACTGTTGAATCATCAGAATACAAACACGTAGTTTTAGGATTAATCTTCTTAAAATTCACATCTGATAAATTCCAGGAACGCAAACAAGAGATCATAGACGAAGGAAAAGAAAAGTTTGTAGATATGGTTGAATTCTACACAATGAAAAACGTGTTTTATTTACCTGAAGAATCTCGTTGGAGTTACATCATACAAAATGCCAAACAAGCTGATATTGCGCTAAAAATCGATACCGCTTTATTTACCATTGAAAAAAACAATCCTTCATTAAAAGGAGCGTTGCCAGACAATTACTTTTCACGCTTAAATATGGACGTAAGTAAGCTTTCAGCGTTACTGGATACCATAAACAATATTGATACTATAAAAGACAAAGAACAAGATATTGTTGGGCGTGTATATGAATATTTTTTAAGCAAATTTGCCATTGCAGAAGGAAAGGGAAAAGGAGAATTCTACACACCTAAAAGCATTGTAAACTTAATTGCGGAAATGATTGAACCGTACCGTGGTAAAATCTATGACCCAGCTTGTGGTTCTGGTGGTATGTTTGTACAGTCGGTAAAATTTATTGAAAGCCACAAAGGGAACACCAAAGACATTTCCGTTTACGGACAAGAATATACAAATACCACCTACAAACTAGCAAAAATGAACTTGGCTATTCGTGGTATTGCTGCAAATTTGGGTGCCGTAGCTGCTGATACGTTTGGTAGAGACCAACACCCCGATTTAAAAGCTGATTTTATTATGGCAAACCCTCCTTTTAACCAAAAAGATTGGAGAGCAAAAGATGAGTTATTAGACGACCCTCGTTGGCGAGGGTATGACGTGCCTCCTACTTCAAATGCAAACTATGGGTGGATTTTAAATATGGTTTCTAAACTATCTGAAAATGGTATTGCAGGTTTCCTATTGGCAAATGGTGCGCTATCTGGCGGTGGTGAGGAGTATAAAATTAGAAAAAAACTAATTGAAAATAATTTAGTAGAAGCCATTGTTATTTTGCCTCAAAATATGTTTTATACTACAAATATTAGTGTAACTCTTTGGATTTTAAACAACAATAAAACCGAAAGAACGGTATCTAAAGGAATTGAAGACCGTAACTACCGAAACAGAAAAGATGAAGTACTGTTTATGGATTTACGCCAAAAAGGAGAACCTTTTGAAAAAAAATACATTCAGTTTAATGAAGCTCAAATAAAGGATTTTGCAAAAACGTATCACAACTGGCAATGCCATCCTGAGCTTGTCGAAGGATCTTATAAAAACATCCCCGAATATTGCTACTCCTCAACAAAAGAAGAAATTAGTAAAAAAGACTATTCTCTAGTACCAAGTAAATACATTGAATTTGTAAACCGTGATGAAAACATTGATTTTGATACCAAAATGAAAGGTTTACAAAATGATATTGGTAACTTACTTAAAGAAGAATCGAAATCTAAAACTGAGCTATTAAACGTTTTTAAAGAATTAGGGTATGACATCGAATTATAA
- a CDS encoding restriction endonuclease subunit S produces MTSNYKKIGDYIQLVDERNKELKVTTLLGLSITKEFIPSVANTIGTNMKNYKIIRKNQFACSTMQVRRDKKMPIALLQEFDEAIISQAYPVFEVMKENELLPEYLMMWFTRSEFDRHACFLAVGGVRGSLEWEDFLEMPIPIPSIKKQQEIVNEYNTVVNRIKLNEQLNQKLEETAQALYKHWFVDFEFPVDSERHPELVSGSHPIGYKSSGGKMVYNEELDKEIPEGWEVESLSSICQIKGGKRMPSGENLISIKNNHPYIKVADLGTSKYATLNDNFEYVPKEVQSKISRYIVSTGDLIISIVGTIGIIKVIHKSLNNANLTENCVKITNLESISSGYLYHYLNSKEGKEEIKMRNVGAVQAKLPIYNIESFDILCPESKLFEKYKKYMTPIDSSIEKSQIENIQLNRLKVLLLSKMTKVEIEKEIVS; encoded by the coding sequence ATGACATCGAATTATAAAAAAATTGGAGATTATATTCAGCTCGTTGACGAAAGGAATAAAGAATTAAAAGTTACTACACTTTTAGGTTTAAGTATTACAAAAGAATTCATTCCATCAGTAGCCAATACTATTGGAACGAATATGAAGAACTACAAGATTATTAGAAAAAATCAATTTGCTTGTAGTACTATGCAAGTTCGTAGAGATAAAAAAATGCCTATAGCATTACTACAAGAATTTGATGAAGCTATCATTTCTCAAGCTTATCCTGTTTTTGAAGTAATGAAAGAAAATGAATTACTGCCTGAATATTTAATGATGTGGTTTACACGTTCTGAATTTGATAGACACGCTTGCTTTTTAGCTGTTGGAGGTGTTAGAGGTAGCTTAGAATGGGAAGATTTCTTAGAAATGCCAATACCAATCCCATCCATAAAAAAACAACAAGAAATAGTTAATGAATACAATACCGTAGTAAATCGCATAAAATTAAACGAACAACTCAACCAAAAATTAGAAGAAACAGCACAAGCATTATACAAACATTGGTTTGTAGATTTTGAGTTTCCTGTAGATTCAGAACGTCATCCTGAACTTGTTTCAGGATCTCATCCAATAGGCTACAAATCTTCTGGAGGTAAAATGGTTTACAATGAAGAATTGGATAAAGAAATTCCTGAGGGATGGGAAGTTGAAAGTTTATCCTCAATATGTCAAATAAAAGGAGGGAAAAGAATGCCTTCTGGTGAAAATCTTATCTCTATTAAAAACAACCACCCTTATATAAAAGTTGCTGATTTAGGAACATCTAAATATGCTACCCTCAATGATAATTTTGAGTATGTTCCAAAAGAGGTTCAAAGTAAAATATCAAGATATATTGTTTCAACTGGAGATTTAATAATTTCAATTGTTGGTACAATCGGAATTATTAAAGTGATTCATAAGTCATTAAATAATGCCAACCTTACTGAAAACTGTGTAAAAATTACTAATCTAGAAAGTATTAGCTCTGGATACTTATATCATTATTTAAATTCAAAAGAAGGGAAAGAAGAAATAAAAATGAGAAATGTTGGGGCAGTGCAAGCTAAGCTACCAATTTATAATATAGAATCTTTTGATATTCTGTGTCCAGAATCAAAACTATTTGAAAAATATAAAAAATATATGACTCCAATAGATTCCTCTATTGAAAAAAGTCAAATAGAAAACATTCAACTTAATCGCTTAAAAGTACTCTTACTCTCAAAAATGACAAAGGTTGAAATTGAAAAAGAAATAGTTAGTTAA
- a CDS encoding TrlF family AAA-like ATPase has translation MKKEKTNQKFPKGAEWRKWDLHVHSPYTFMNRYSSTDEEFIKKIQDEDISVIGITNYFKFSDEEFNLITKLRSVSVQAFLNLELRLDYQNKDDDCLDLHIIFSETVEKTDIQKFLQNLTVNVEGKDKKADDLATSDDFKKAVVNFDKLIDELNQESLNLKGKYLVGFLSRGKGNARSSSNFEKITSKTSFLIHSTDNPKNINDDRLFWLKYEKPLFQNSDAHSLQSIGSKNTWVKADSTFDGLKQVLNEPEERIYIGESPSIKKRVLTNKTKYIKSLSVKSIPSYSGGYGKWFSNVNIPLNPELVAIIGNKGSGKSAMADIIGLCGNAKIRVDDFSFLNRKKFRSGGDRIAKNFEANLLWESGTSKTKTLDSNIGEEIQMVKYLPQGYFERLTNEISSVEEFQEEIENVVFTHINSDDRGDFTSFDELIRHKKNISNQEINLIKQELKPINEEIINLEKKRNAKYKEKIKNSIRLKKDELKALNEPKAVSNPDTDPKNVSQNKVILDAIEKIDEKIQKISESIQKKIELKKELITELDEIKTIKEDFEFKKREYDDFKVQKETILTKYKLVFDDIFEFKLNLKSINDLIKKKKKELLIVKTDLGDETSKDPNFNSLETQLEILNKELKIEQNKLDGPQKAYQLYLTKKKEWEKQKALIIGADDKLNTLKFFEKELKFLTNDLSSKLDELKDKRNQIAKRIFDKKQAIISIYKKIKSDIDSIIKDNSSLVNDYKININAALTLKLGFNDKFFNFINQNVIGTFYNKENGQQQLNQISNGLDFDKKDEVISFLDSLVDAISFDKRDSQNNAERYINEQLKEPEEFYDYLFSLDFLDYNYQLKQGDKTLEQLSPGEKGALLLVFYLLLDKEDIPLIIDQPEDNLDNHSVANILVPFIRIAKKNRQIIMVTHNPNLAVVSDAEQVIYVNLDKENNHQFETISGSIEDRTINESIVKVLEGAMPAFNKRKQKYYEH, from the coding sequence ATGAAAAAAGAAAAAACAAATCAAAAATTTCCTAAAGGAGCAGAATGGCGAAAGTGGGATTTACACGTACATAGTCCTTATACTTTTATGAATCGTTATTCATCCACAGATGAAGAATTTATTAAAAAAATTCAAGATGAAGACATTTCAGTTATTGGTATAACTAATTATTTCAAATTCTCTGATGAAGAATTTAATTTAATTACTAAATTAAGAAGTGTCAGTGTTCAAGCATTTTTAAACCTTGAATTACGTTTAGATTACCAAAATAAGGATGATGATTGTTTAGACTTACATATTATTTTTTCTGAAACTGTTGAAAAAACAGATATTCAAAAATTTTTACAAAACTTAACGGTCAATGTCGAAGGGAAAGACAAAAAAGCAGACGATTTAGCTACTTCAGATGATTTTAAAAAAGCAGTTGTAAATTTTGATAAATTAATTGATGAATTAAATCAAGAGTCATTAAACCTTAAAGGAAAGTATTTAGTTGGGTTTTTATCGAGAGGAAAAGGAAATGCCCGTAGTAGTTCTAACTTTGAAAAAATAACTTCCAAAACATCATTTTTAATTCATTCAACAGATAATCCTAAAAATATAAATGATGATAGACTTTTTTGGCTTAAATATGAAAAGCCTCTTTTTCAAAATAGCGATGCACATAGTCTTCAATCAATTGGGAGTAAAAACACTTGGGTAAAAGCAGATTCAACTTTTGATGGTCTTAAACAAGTTCTAAATGAGCCTGAAGAAAGGATTTATATTGGCGAATCACCATCTATAAAGAAAAGAGTATTGACTAATAAAACAAAGTATATTAAAAGCCTATCAGTAAAATCTATCCCAAGTTATAGCGGAGGATATGGAAAATGGTTTTCAAATGTAAATATTCCTTTAAATCCAGAGCTTGTAGCAATTATTGGAAACAAAGGGAGTGGTAAAAGTGCTATGGCGGATATTATTGGTTTATGTGGGAATGCAAAAATTAGAGTTGATGACTTCTCTTTTTTGAATAGGAAGAAATTTAGGTCTGGAGGAGATAGAATCGCAAAAAACTTTGAAGCTAATTTGTTATGGGAAAGTGGTACATCTAAAACAAAAACATTAGATAGTAATATTGGAGAAGAAATCCAAATGGTAAAATATCTACCTCAAGGGTATTTTGAAAGATTAACGAATGAAATTTCATCTGTTGAAGAATTTCAAGAAGAAATTGAGAATGTTGTATTTACGCATATTAATAGTGATGACAGAGGTGACTTCACTTCTTTTGACGAATTAATTAGACACAAAAAAAATATTTCTAATCAAGAAATCAACCTAATTAAACAAGAATTAAAACCCATTAATGAAGAAATTATTAACCTCGAAAAAAAGAGAAATGCTAAATACAAAGAAAAAATTAAAAATAGTATTAGATTAAAAAAGGATGAGCTAAAAGCCCTTAATGAGCCAAAAGCTGTTTCTAATCCTGATACTGATCCTAAAAATGTTTCTCAAAATAAAGTCATTCTTGATGCTATAGAAAAAATAGATGAGAAAATTCAAAAAATATCAGAATCCATTCAGAAAAAAATAGAACTTAAAAAAGAACTTATTACTGAACTTGATGAAATAAAAACAATAAAAGAAGATTTTGAGTTTAAGAAAAGAGAGTATGATGATTTCAAGGTTCAAAAAGAAACCATTTTAACAAAGTATAAATTAGTATTTGATGACATTTTTGAATTCAAATTAAACCTAAAAAGTATTAATGACTTAATAAAGAAAAAGAAAAAAGAATTATTAATTGTTAAGACTGATTTGGGTGATGAAACTAGTAAAGATCCTAACTTTAATTCATTAGAAACTCAATTAGAAATATTAAACAAGGAGCTTAAAATTGAGCAAAACAAATTAGATGGACCTCAAAAAGCTTATCAATTATACCTTACAAAAAAGAAAGAATGGGAGAAACAAAAAGCTCTAATTATTGGTGCTGATGATAAGTTAAATACTTTAAAATTCTTTGAAAAAGAACTGAAATTTTTAACAAATGATTTATCAAGTAAACTTGATGAATTAAAAGATAAAAGGAATCAAATTGCGAAGAGGATTTTTGATAAAAAACAAGCAATTATATCCATCTATAAAAAAATTAAGTCTGATATTGATTCTATTATAAAAGATAATTCAAGTTTAGTTAATGATTATAAGATTAACATTAATGCTGCTTTGACTTTAAAATTAGGGTTTAATGATAAATTCTTTAATTTTATTAACCAGAATGTAATAGGTACATTTTACAATAAAGAGAATGGACAACAACAATTAAATCAAATTTCGAATGGTCTTGATTTTGATAAAAAAGATGAGGTAATTAGTTTTCTTGATAGTTTGGTTGATGCAATTTCTTTTGATAAAAGAGATTCTCAAAACAATGCTGAAAGGTACATAAATGAACAATTGAAAGAACCTGAGGAGTTTTATGACTACTTATTTTCATTAGATTTTTTAGATTACAATTATCAATTGAAACAGGGTGATAAAACTTTAGAACAATTATCTCCTGGAGAGAAAGGTGCATTATTACTTGTCTTCTACTTACTCTTAGATAAAGAAGATATTCCTTTAATTATCGATCAACCTGAAGATAACTTGGACAATCATAGTGTTGCAAATATTTTAGTGCCATTTATTCGAATAGCAAAAAAGAATCGTCAAATTATTATGGTTACACATAATCCTAATTTAGCCGTTGTTTCAGATGCAGAACAAGTAATTTACGTGAATTTAGATAAAGAAAACAACCATCAATTTGAAACTATTTCTGGAAGTATAGAGGATAGAACTATTAATGAAAGTATTGTTAAGGTTCTTGAGGGAGCTATGCCTGCATTTAATAAACGTAAACAAAAATATTATGAACATTAA
- a CDS encoding type I restriction endonuclease subunit R produces the protein MKFTEYQLEKAFIELLEVQEIPHVNGKEIVRAENEVLIKNDLITYLQYRYTDISISEINSIIKKMEALPSSEVYHSNKKIMHWLMDGFTLKREDPTKKDLFIQLIDYSDKDNNTYKFVNQLEIVGYEKRIPDGIIYINGLPVVVFEFKTAIRENTTIYNAYVQLTTRYHRDIPELFKYNAFCVISDGVNTKAGSFFAPYEFYYAWRRVAGLAKDVDGIDSMFTLVQGMLHKNRLRDIIQNFIYLPDSSKKDEKIVCRYPQYYAARSLYNNIKKAQKPEGDGKGGTYFGATGCGKSFTMLFLTRLLMRSPFFSNPTIVLITDRTDLDDQLSGQFTSAKTYIGDENIISVESRNELRELVQGRKSGGVFLTTIHKFTEDTELLTNRTNVICISDEAHRSQTNLDQKIQVTEKGVKKSFGFAKYLHDSLPNATFVGFTGTPIDATLDVFGKVVDAYTMTESVKDEITVRIVYEGRAAKVVLHNNELHKIEEYYAAAEEDGANEYQVEESKKQSANMNAILGDPDRLKALAEDFVKHYENRINEGATVKGKAMFVCSSREIGYQFYKNLIALRPNWAEVKIAEEGAVLTDKDKREIKPMERVKMIMTRGKDDPKEMYDLLGTKEYRKELDRQFKNEKSNFKIAIVVDMWLTGFDVPFLDSMYIDKPIQQHNLIQTISRVNRKFKGKNKGLVVDYIGIKKQMNLALAKYNKGEKENFEDINESLVIVRNHLDLLAKIFHKFNSTKYFKGSALEQLNTLNNAAEYVQLTKELEVRFMGLVKRLKAAYDICAGSHQLTQTERDDTHFYLAVRSIVFKLTKGNAPDTAQMNAKVREMIKKALESDGVQEIFKLGEEAGTEQDIFDETYLAKIDKIKLPNTKIKLLQQLLAKAIGEMKKVNKLKGIDFSKKMQSLVERYNERKDDDVLKSEVYEEMAEQLTNLIWEVHKEFSAGDELGIDFEEKAFYDILKELCVKYDFRYPNDKLIELSKAVKDLVNAQAKFPDWSKRDDIKAALKVGLILLLDEFGYPPVERDEVYHDIFEQAENLKKNKG, from the coding sequence ATGAAATTTACAGAATATCAATTAGAAAAGGCATTTATAGAATTACTAGAGGTACAAGAAATACCACACGTAAACGGTAAAGAAATTGTACGTGCTGAAAATGAAGTGTTAATTAAAAACGACTTAATTACATATCTTCAATATCGTTATACCGATATTTCAATAAGTGAAATAAATTCCATTATAAAAAAAATGGAAGCTTTACCAAGTTCAGAAGTATACCATAGCAATAAAAAAATAATGCACTGGTTAATGGATGGGTTTACATTAAAACGTGAAGACCCCACTAAAAAAGACCTTTTCATTCAGTTAATTGATTATTCAGATAAAGACAACAATACCTATAAATTTGTAAATCAACTAGAAATTGTTGGGTATGAAAAACGCATTCCTGATGGCATTATTTACATCAATGGTTTACCAGTTGTAGTATTTGAATTTAAAACAGCTATTAGAGAAAACACCACCATTTACAATGCGTATGTACAGTTAACAACACGGTACCACCGTGATATTCCAGAATTGTTTAAATACAATGCTTTTTGTGTAATTAGTGATGGTGTAAATACTAAAGCAGGTTCCTTTTTTGCACCTTATGAATTTTATTATGCTTGGAGAAGAGTGGCTGGTTTGGCTAAAGATGTAGATGGTATCGACAGTATGTTTACGTTAGTGCAAGGAATGCTACATAAAAACAGATTACGTGACATTATTCAGAATTTCATTTACCTGCCAGATAGTTCAAAAAAAGACGAAAAAATAGTATGCCGTTATCCGCAATATTATGCAGCACGAAGTTTGTATAACAATATTAAAAAAGCGCAAAAACCAGAAGGTGATGGTAAAGGGGGTACTTATTTCGGCGCTACAGGTTGCGGTAAAAGTTTTACAATGCTATTCTTAACAAGGTTATTAATGAGAAGTCCTTTTTTCTCAAACCCAACCATCGTGTTAATCACAGATAGAACAGATTTAGACGATCAATTATCCGGGCAATTTACCAGTGCTAAAACCTATATTGGCGATGAAAATATTATCAGTGTTGAAAGCCGCAATGAATTAAGAGAATTAGTACAAGGCAGAAAAAGCGGTGGGGTATTTTTAACCACCATCCATAAGTTTACAGAAGATACAGAACTTTTAACCAATAGAACAAATGTTATTTGCATTTCTGATGAAGCCCATAGAAGTCAAACAAACCTCGACCAAAAAATTCAAGTAACAGAAAAAGGTGTGAAAAAATCATTTGGTTTTGCAAAATATCTTCACGATTCTTTACCAAATGCAACATTTGTTGGTTTTACAGGAACACCTATTGACGCAACGTTAGATGTATTCGGAAAAGTAGTGGATGCCTATACAATGACAGAATCTGTAAAAGATGAAATTACAGTAAGAATTGTATATGAAGGTCGTGCTGCAAAAGTTGTTTTACATAATAATGAGCTACATAAAATTGAAGAATACTATGCTGCTGCAGAAGAAGATGGAGCCAATGAATACCAGGTAGAAGAAAGCAAAAAGCAATCAGCTAATATGAATGCTATTTTAGGTGATCCTGATCGTTTAAAAGCATTGGCTGAAGATTTTGTAAAACATTATGAAAACAGAATAAATGAAGGCGCTACTGTAAAAGGAAAAGCAATGTTTGTTTGCAGTAGCAGAGAAATTGGATACCAATTTTATAAAAATCTAATTGCTTTACGTCCAAATTGGGCAGAAGTTAAAATTGCTGAAGAAGGAGCAGTTTTAACGGATAAGGACAAACGAGAAATCAAACCAATGGAGCGTGTCAAAATGATAATGACAAGAGGAAAAGATGATCCAAAGGAAATGTACGATTTGTTGGGTACGAAAGAATATCGAAAAGAATTAGACCGTCAGTTCAAAAATGAAAAATCAAATTTTAAAATAGCCATTGTAGTAGATATGTGGCTAACAGGTTTTGATGTACCATTCTTAGATAGTATGTATATCGATAAGCCAATCCAACAACATAACTTAATTCAAACCATATCTAGAGTAAACAGAAAATTCAAAGGTAAAAACAAAGGTTTAGTAGTAGATTATATCGGAATCAAAAAACAAATGAACCTTGCGTTAGCTAAATACAATAAAGGAGAAAAAGAAAATTTTGAAGACATAAATGAATCACTTGTTATCGTTAGAAATCATTTAGACTTGCTAGCTAAAATATTCCACAAGTTTAATAGTACCAAATATTTTAAAGGTTCAGCTTTAGAGCAATTAAACACCTTAAATAATGCCGCTGAATATGTACAACTTACAAAAGAATTAGAAGTACGTTTTATGGGATTGGTAAAAAGATTAAAAGCAGCTTATGATATTTGTGCCGGTAGTCATCAATTAACACAAACTGAAAGAGATGATACACATTTTTATTTAGCAGTGCGTTCAATCGTATTCAAACTTACAAAAGGTAATGCTCCAGATACAGCACAAATGAATGCCAAGGTTAGAGAAATGATTAAAAAGGCATTAGAAAGTGATGGAGTTCAAGAAATATTTAAACTAGGTGAAGAAGCAGGAACAGAACAAGATATTTTTGATGAGACTTATTTAGCCAAAATTGATAAAATAAAATTACCAAATACAAAGATTAAACTATTACAACAATTGTTAGCAAAAGCAATTGGAGAAATGAAAAAAGTCAATAAGCTTAAAGGGATTGACTTCTCAAAAAAAATGCAATCATTAGTAGAACGCTATAATGAAAGAAAAGATGATGATGTTTTAAAAAGTGAAGTGTATGAAGAAATGGCAGAACAATTAACCAATTTAATTTGGGAGGTACACAAAGAATTTTCGGCAGGTGATGAATTAGGAATTGACTTTGAAGAAAAAGCCTTTTATGATATTTTAAAAGAATTATGTGTTAAATATGATTTTAGATATCCCAATGATAAATTAATTGAGTTATCAAAAGCAGTAAAAGACTTAGTAAATGCTCAGGCTAAATTTCCTGATTGGAGTAAAAGAGATGATATAAAAGCTGCTTTAAAAGTCGGTTTGATTTTATTGCTAGATGAATTCGGTTACCCACCAGTAGAACGTGATGAGGTTTATCACGATATTTTTGAACAAGCTGAAAACTTAAAAAAAAATAAAGGCTAA
- a CDS encoding type II toxin-antitoxin system RelE/ParE family toxin — MKPKFDVIFLEQAIEFVENLDKKTRTKIFYNIDKAKLINDPKLFKKLKDEIWEFRTKYNGVQIRLFAFWDKTEKTETLVISTHGIIKKVSKVPKGDIDKAEKLRMEYFNQKKY, encoded by the coding sequence ATGAAACCTAAATTTGATGTTATATTTTTAGAACAAGCGATTGAGTTTGTGGAAAATTTAGACAAAAAAACGAGAACGAAAATATTTTACAATATTGACAAAGCAAAATTGATAAATGATCCTAAACTATTTAAAAAACTAAAAGATGAAATTTGGGAATTTAGAACAAAGTATAACGGAGTTCAAATTAGACTTTTTGCTTTTTGGGACAAAACAGAGAAAACTGAAACGTTAGTAATATCAACTCACGGAATTATTAAAAAAGTGAGTAAAGTTCCGAAAGGAGATATTGATAAAGCTGAAAAATTAAGAATGGAATATTTTAATCAAAAAAAATATTAG
- a CDS encoding helix-turn-helix domain-containing protein → METTKKIKMMSLNQLKDKHLGEVGTIERDKYEFDLKIEILGDMIKSVRKERHLTQEQLGDLIGVQKSQISKLERNTRNVTIETILKVFKALKANVKFSIEMNEGEFKVA, encoded by the coding sequence ATGGAAACTACTAAAAAAATAAAAATGATGAGTTTAAACCAACTTAAAGATAAACATCTTGGAGAAGTTGGAACAATTGAAAGAGACAAATATGAGTTTGATTTAAAGATTGAGATTCTTGGAGATATGATAAAATCTGTACGAAAAGAAAGACATTTAACTCAAGAACAATTGGGAGATTTAATTGGAGTACAAAAATCTCAAATATCAAAACTTGAGAGAAATACGAGAAATGTTACAATTGAGACAATATTGAAAGTATTTAAAGCTCTGAAAGCTAATGTGAAATTTAGTATAGAAATGAACGAGGGAGAATTTAAAGTAGCATAA